TCACAGTTGCACAGGCACAATCCACAGTACAACACAAGTCCTGAGAAGAGTAGAGGTAGTTTGCATATATATCGGGAATTCTATGCTAACTGGACTAATTTCTTATCTTTACCATCTTTGATATAATCCATATTTTCATACCATTGTACCAACTATAAAAAGGATTCTCACATTTTCCCTAAATTTGTGTTTACTTGTGAAGATTTGGAGTTCAGAAACTTACACCAGTCTTAGTCTCTTTTCAATTCTACAAGCAACtttgaagaatttcatttagCAAACGTAGTATTGAGAGgttttatgaatattttagTAATGGTGAATCGGTAATAAAAGCGCCGAAGAAATTGAACTATCGAAATAATAAACTACcatgtgataaaaattgagattACTCTCCAGTTATCATTGGTATTTTTCGTCCTGCGTaatatcaaataataatttaaagcACGAGTTGCACATTACCTTTAATTGACAGTGATAATTTTCATATCTCTTAAATAATAGAAGTGTTTTACCTTGcctcttttcatttcttaaaaTCTATTGAATTATGTCGAATTTGTTCACAGGTGGTTGTAGCGTGACTACAGAATCGAGCATGCAAAATGGTGGAGTACACAGTGGCACGCACAGCGCGTCACAAGCACAAAATGCCACCAAAAACAGCCACAGAAAGTCACTTGACAAAGGGGATAACAAACAGGACGAGCAACAAAACAAACAGAATGCAACAAACGTTTCACAGAATGACAAAAGTGATAAGAAGTTTGCACACAGTAATGGAACCACAGTGCCTCACAACGACCTACAATTTATTGAGAGGGTTGGGTAAGCGAAATCATCATTCTGGTTAATCCAAATTTCATCATATCTGCGCAGTTTGAAACATGAGAATCAACGCTAGGATTTGTGCAGGATATTTAAACAAACAATTGCAACGAAACTTTCCTCTAAATGTTCAGAAATTTACAATGAAAGAGCTATTCTAgttttgttattcttttttaatcTAATAACGTCACAAAGTACTAATTAATTTCTTATTTAATGCTGTGCTGAAAAATactgttaaaataaaaacggcattcatttttcacagatttcaTATGAATAGTATATTGGTCAAATGCTGTGTATATTTATTGTGCAATGTAAAATCTCAAAGTAAAAGCGTTTTAAGGAAACGAAAGCAATTTTTAGAATTGCCTCTTTTCTCAGACGAGTCTCTGTTCTGAAATTCAGCTCTGTGAACGATTTTGACGTAAACGAAGTAGAAAAGGATAAATCAGTGAAAGGGGGAGGTTCTGCGCACACCTCTGTTAAAATACAGTCAAATGGATCTGCCGGAGGAAAGTGGAATAATGTTAAAGAAAGCCGAGACTCTTCGACGACAGTAAATGGTCAACGAGAGCGAAAAGGCCGACAAGCTAAATCAACAGTCGAAACAGTAGCAGAGCAACAAAAACAGCAAGATGAATATTGTCAGAGGTTTGTGACCATACTTTGGAATTCTTTGTGTTTGGTAGTTAAGGTGCTGCTGATCTGATgtctcatatatatatttcgtgacTTCAGAAGCAGGGAAATTTCTTCATCGAACTGTGCGAGAATGGAGGTGCGGCTCCTattaggaaaatttttaaatcgtagCTTGAATAAAAGTTAATGTCCCTAACTCCGTCATTGCTGACGTAGATCACCGATAATGTTTATTATGCCAATTACAATCACCGACTTGAATATTCACTGCTTCTACGATTTCAGAATCTCTTACCCTTCCAATAGACATTTAAAGTTACATAAAAACACCCGCGTAATTTGGGAAAACTTATTTCATCCATTAGCTTTACATAAATATGGCACAGTTCGacaaagaaattttcagaTGACAGGAGCCTGCTCATGATCGTGCTCATGATCCACAAGAAGTCTACGTCGACTTGTAAGTGATTTCATTGGTCGAATCTAACAGAACAGGCCAATGAAATCAGTGGCCTTAGTTCAACGTTGAATGTCCAAAAGCGCTGTGAGTGCTTATAACATcacgaaatatatatttacaagcCAGGTCAGCGGTGTCTTAAATAGCGTATAAATCAGGAtacctcaaaaattttataaaggcAAGAATCTTCTTgctatttttattactatacgattttaatttattgccaATGAAATAGGTTACTGGTGTGTCGCAGGCTCGAGGCTGACATCAAAAGACTAAAATCAGACCTCCAGTCAAGTCGGCAAGTTGAACAGGAGTTGCGTTTGCAAATCAGTGCGCTAGTCACTGGGGAGCGACAAGCCAAAGGTGACATTCAGCAGCTGCAGCACGATAACGATCAGCTGCAGAATAAGTAAGGGTGACAAATCTACGTACAGCCCTTTTACTTTcgttatgtaaaaaaaaattcaaaatagctAAAGCAAACTCacttcaaaattaaatttcaaatcctGGTATTTCTTCTGTAAAGTTCTGCAATTTATTCCATAGttttatacttgaaaaaaacataaacCTCTTCAGTGTAATATATTACTGAATGTTTTTAAGACATATATCAGTTCCAgttatacattataatttttaatgatttgaTATTGTCAGACTACACGGGCTGGTAACAGCGCGTCAATTAGACAAACAGACCATGTCGTCTTTGGAAAGACGAATAACAGAAGAGAGAAGGCAGCGGAGTACCTGTGAGGCATCTTTAGCTGCAGAAAGACGGGCACGCCGTGTGGCAGAGGAAGCTCGAAGTTCCAttccgccgccgccgccacctGTAAGGCAAGAGTGCACTGACGCTTGTAAATCCCGAAGAGCACAAATGGAACAGGAACTGAAGAGCCTGCGTCGAGAACTCAAAGCAAAAGAAGAACGGTACGCTGCAGTAGATATGACCTATtggatgttgaaaaattgacatgttctttttgaaaattcgttttttctaGGACTTAATTTTAGTATGTGTTACCAGAAAATTTAGATAACGTGAATTGAATAGCAATTTTGCCGTAATAAGAGGCATAATACATATTCATAATATGATTTTTCGTAACACCTAATTTTCAGTTGGTTGAATCCATTTGAAATCAAGCGGGCCAGCGTACATCATATTCCATAATTGCTTGTGACTGAAGTATGTTCTTCCTTACCCAAAATAAATGTGGTTTTTTTCTGATATTTGACATGCAATGCGTGACGCACATTTCTCAAAATTCTTGATTTGAGATGAATTCAGCGTGTTGTacctaattttaatttttttgttatttaacTGCAAGAGAAGTTATAAATAGCTGGTTTAGGTACCACGTAACGTACTTTCGGTATTATCTTGAAGTTTGATTCCaaacgaaatatttaaaaactctaAAAACTACTGTAGGATTATAATTTTccttgataatttttaatcaaaggTACGCATCAATTGAGAAGGATGTTTCACGATGTAAGGAAAGCCATGGTGAGACTGAAATCCTGCTTGGAGCATTTAGTGCCCTGCAGGATAAGAATGCTCATCTAGAAAATAGTCTCAGCGCCGAAACACGAATCAAACTCGACCTTTTCTCAGCCCTTGGGGAAGCAAAGCGTCAGCTGGAAATCAGAGAGAGTGAGTAATTACACATCGATTCATTTTGCAAAGCAGAATACAGGTTGTCTACTGCTTCTTAAATATCTTTAAATTCTGGAATTATCCTGGAATACAAAAATTGCTCCTTAAGTCCTGGAAAAGTGCTGGACTAATTCGATTCATCCTAAAAAATTTGGTACGATACAGTTTTAATTGAAAACTGTCATATTTCATTGGTAATACACGGCTTTCTTATGGAAAGTATAATTCATCAGGCCTCCAGAGCATGTGCTTAACATCTACagttgtatacattttttttaatcaactcCTAACCACCTCATCCTATTCTAAAAACTCATAAGAAATCGAAATTAGAGttctagaatttttcaatgaattgtCCTGGAGACTCCTGGAATAGTCCTGAAATCTAAATTCTCCATTGCAGTATACAtcctgaaaataaaatcgccATGGTGAttacacgatttttctctttttcaggTTTGATAAGAACACAGGAGAAGGAAATCGAGACGTTGAAAGCCAAGATTGCACAAGATTTGGCAGTTATGCCTCAAGATTCATTCGGTCCGGGTCCAGCGCCAAGTTCGGCCACGTCGAAGCTTCGTTTGAATAACGAAGTACGAGTTGGAGGTAATAAAATACGCGGGAATGAAAATCCCTTTCCGGGATGCACCGTATCCAATCTGGATCCAAACGCTACCGCATATACGCCGAAAGGTTCTTTGGTCGCGTCCACAGAGGCTTGAGGTCCTCTTGTTCGACTTCAAAATCATAGCCCCCACAAAGCCAGAGTCCAATAATAAACTTGACCACCCAACGTCAAACATGTTTCAGGTTAAATTCagctgaaacaaattttttcctatatagaaatgaatatttcaatttacatGTTATTTCTCAATTGTTCGAACAAAGGATATTGGCATTTTCTCtgttattcaatttcttatgcaaaatgtaaattacttattcgaaattgtaatttttttttttttttttttttttttttagtcttaTGCAATCGAAGTCGAGCTCTAaacctcaatttttttttatttgcgaaGTTATCCTGAAACATGATTTGTACAGACCATCAGATCGTTGTCAACACGACGTAACTGTACGCGTGACATTTGGAACGGAACTTACCTGAATGAATTGGCGTTTTATATCCGCACTGCTTACATACGCTGTTCCGAAGTTTGTTATTAAAAGGATTACCTAATTATCGAGATAAATTGCGATTTAGTCCATTCATCTGTAACGTAAAGACtgctatatattttttaaatcataacAAATTCCAATTTGAAAGAGAGTGAAATTTGTAGCGTAAACAAATCGAGTCATCAAATTCCGTGAATCCAATCATTTTTGAATAACCATAATAACACTATGAGAATGatcaaatgaaaaagtaaactTAAGGCGGCAGTACCAACGGCGAAGTAGAAATATTgctttgaaaactttttcgcaACCTTCGCACAGCGTATTCATAATCTTATAATGACTCGTGAGAACGTTGACCCTCATTTAAGTCGTAACCTGAAACTAGTCCACCctaaaattgtatttattgtCATCAGTATAATAAGCCAGTAAAATCACATGATCATTGATTGCAACCACAAAGatgaaggtataaaaaaaaccatacAAAATAAAGTGCAATTTATTGCTACCTATTTAAAGCATTCAATGATGAGGTTTGACCAGTAAACGGTAAAATTAAACGAACGGGGCACTGAAATTTGTTCTTTTTTGTCCTTGGGCAGAACTCTTTAGATTGCACAATATGAAACTCTATAATTGGGTCGGTATCTGATTTCTTGAAAGAGTAAGGTTCAACTATCGTTCTGGCTACGgagaatttaatgaaatttcaggCGGACGCGACTAGAAAAAATTAGTAAACTAGGTAAATTAAAACTTTAAAGGCAACAGTCTTGGTTTTCTGTTGATGGTTTCACAAATTGTACATTGGTGTCgtgttgattttttatttgcacaGCGGGgttcgaaattgttttctttaaaactAATgtcaaaacgttgaaaatgtaacttttttgtttgatgATACTTTACTTCGAAATGGGAAGCCAGTTTGGATATATCATAGCACCCATCATCGCCATGTATACACATTATCTCACTTGTATATATAAAGCACTCTCATGacatttaatttattaattatttattgtttaaacAGCGAAAAGTATTGTCGGGAGGATTTACTATACATACCGTTGTGGACACAAATTTTCGTTTGTTGAATGTTTATTTCAGTTGACCCCATCTTAAATTCCAATCGTTTTATTCGCCGATGATGTTGGTTTGGTTCAAGTAATTCTAacagttgtaaaaaaaaaaaaaaaaaaaaatgccagtACAGGGCTGGTAACGGATCAATATTCGTCACTTTTTTTCATGAACAATCAAGTGACAAATTTAGTCCAAGTTACGCTAAACTTTAAAAGTTGAgtgatgtataaatttttcaccggtTTATTTAAAGGTTGGCGTTGTAACAATAATTTCATCCTAATTTATCACATATTGGTAATGTTATTGAGTATGTGAGgaatgtaaaatattaaaattttgttgattatAGAGGTGCAGGGGCACTTGAATATTTCTTTCCACTGATTAGAAGGCGTcgggaatttgaaaatcttgaaatacCTTTCCTTACAAAGCTTGTCCTtttctcagaaccattaaaCAACGTCTGTTATAACAAttgtataaacaaaaaactcaCACTTAGCTTGTGTATACCTagatgaaaagttttttgcgtTACTTTCAGCTTTATTTAGAAATAACACCATCACTATTTGCtctcaataaatatacatgcatGAAAATCTTCATTCAGGCGAATATGACTCATCAGAATATGCGGAAATGCGTCCGGTCCACTGATAAAAGTGTAGCTACGCAGTAAACAGAAaaactgaataatttttataagatATGACATCCTTTGAAGTTTTACTTGCACTAATTGATTCATTAACCAAAATCggtaacaaaaatatataatctcTCCTGTCATGCTGAGATAGCTTCAAAAGCAAGCAAGACTCAGGGTAGTTCGTTTTTTATACTTATGATTAAAATACAAGATATTTCGTCGGTTTGGTTTTTCTTCTAAATAAATAGttaataaatttgtaattgtttgaaaatggCGTAGCCACTACCAGCCCTGCTGATAGATTTGGTGTTCCCTGTGAAAACGTAAAAGTTTGGAAACTTCGGTGGGTTACAGGAAGCTAATGAACTATCAAAACTGAGGAAATAACAACCATTAGAATTTCGAATGATCTTTGTTCCTATTTGATTTACTAATATTCACTTTTTAAGGAGCTACCAATGCGATTCACGTTAGCGATATAGTTTCATGTTATTCACTGTAGAATGTCTTGTGAAATTTTGCCTCTTGATAAACATGATTACAAAGTTTCTATTACCATATTTAATAAATGATGTGTTTACTTAGAAAGGTGTATTAAAATTTGTGTTCACATTTGTACAGATCGTTACAATTGGTCAACTTACGTTAGGCCTGAGCCAGAAACCTCCTTTCACGCTTAGTTACGTCATGCTTAGTGCTACGCTTCCCTTTCACTGTCGGACCAGAGTTGATTAGAGCGAATCAAGTCTTGAGGAAACTTCAAAGAAGCTATTACCGAGCCTTGATGCTCTCTTTATAATACCGATCGTTACAtccataaattaattattgccAAATGGTGAAATCCAGATGCCTATTTTAATAGTTTGATATGTATCTATTATTCATTGTCCAGCGGTATTATTACCCtcatgtatatacataggaatttgatgaaaaaacaaatttaaaaaagtgtTAATGAAACACTTGGGCATTTGCACGGCATAGTAACGTACCGCAAGAAAAGGTTGTTAATATTAATTTCTAATCCGATTCGGGAATAATCTTTCCTAATATGTATGTAACGTAATACATGTAAGTTTCTGAGTTACATGCAAaggcatatatgtatatgtacatatactatacgtatatgaCTTAAATATACTtgaagtgagaaaatttttagtttactttGGAACttaactcattgtcagcaGAAATTGTCTCTGCACAAGGGGCGCGTTATatagaaataatgaaacaaacgattcaattttattatttaattacagTAATTGTTATACTTAGTTGATGATATGTAAAATACAGATACGTATCTTCCCCTCCAACACAGGATTTACAAGGATCGCAACAATGTACCTAAATactacattattattatcatcacttgtgtcgtaaaaaataatttgtccTAGTTACAACACGCAGAGAATTGAACTGATAATATATCACTCCGAATCCAGTCAGTAATCTTATCCTTAACGTGTcttaataattgtaatttttcttatgaTATATATCACAAGTACttaatttatcattatttgattatttttattttcattctttatcttttcttcttgtttctttttttttaattttggttCACGGTGATTCCGATCACCGTTCCCTTCCACGATTTGAATAAGATAGCACAACGCGAGCTTATAAGTTTAAGCAACTCCTTCCGGACATATGAAAATgatatgtaatattatttcatttgcTAGGCTCTAACTTTAAtgatttg
The Neodiprion lecontei isolate iyNeoLeco1 chromosome 3, iyNeoLeco1.1, whole genome shotgun sequence DNA segment above includes these coding regions:
- the LOC107217515 gene encoding macoilin-1 isoform X2, with the translated sequence MKRRNAECGKLRRPLKRNKITEGIYGSTLLYLKFLLLWAMVILADFILEFRFEFLWPFWLLLRSVYDSFKYQGLAFSVFFICIALTSDMICFFFIPVHWLFFAASTYVWVQYVWHTDKGVCLPTVMLWLLFLYIEAAVRLRDLRHMPFHLDLCRPFAAHCIGYPVVTLGFGFKSYVGYRMRQRKQKDVAKENEFYLQLLQQALPVEQQAATMQQLQPQAQLQTQLASAPQEQHTKSQLHRHNPQYNTSPEKSRGGCSVTTESSMQNGGVHSGTHSASQAQNATKNSHRKSLDKGDNKQDEQQNKQNATNVSQNDKSDKKFAHSNGTTVPHNDLQFIERVGRVSVLKFSSVNDFDVNEVEKDKSVKGGGSAHTSVKIQSNGSAGGKWNNVKESRDSSTTVNGQRERKGRQAKSTVETVAEQQKQQDEYCQRLEADIKRLKSDLQSSRQVEQELRLQISALVTGERQAKGDIQQLQHDNDQLQNKLHGLVTARQLDKQTMSSLERRITEERRQRSTCEASLAAERRARRVAEEARSSIPPPPPPVRQECTDACKSRRAQMEQELKSLRRELKAKEERYASIEKDVSRCKESHGETEILLGAFSALQDKNAHLENSLSAETRIKLDLFSALGEAKRQLEIRESLIRTQEKEIETLKAKIAQDLAVMPQDSFGPGPAPSSATSKLRLNNEVRVGGNKIRGNENPFPGCTVSNLDPNATAYTPKGSLVASTEA
- the LOC107217515 gene encoding macoilin-1 isoform X1 encodes the protein MKRRNAECGKLRRPLKRNKITEGIYGSTLLYLKFLLLWAMVILADFILEFRFEFLWPFWLLLRSVYDSFKYQGLAFSVFFICIALTSDMICFFFIPVHWLFFAASTYVWVQYVWHTDKGVCLPTVMLWLLFLYIEAAVRLRDLRHMPFHLDLCRPFAAHCIGYPVVTLGFGFKSYVGYRMRQRKQKDVAKENEFYLQLLQQALPVEQQAATMQQLQPQAQLQTQLASAPQEQHTKSQLHRHNPQYNTSPEKSRGGCSVTTESSMQNGGVHSGTHSASQAQNATKNSHRKSLDKGDNKQDEQQNKQNATNVSQNDKSDKKFAHSNGTTVPHNDLQFIERVGRVSVLKFSSVNDFDVNEVEKDKSVKGGGSAHTSVKIQSNGSAGGKWNNVKESRDSSTTVNGQRERKGRQAKSTVETVAEQQKQQDEYCQRLLVCRRLEADIKRLKSDLQSSRQVEQELRLQISALVTGERQAKGDIQQLQHDNDQLQNKLHGLVTARQLDKQTMSSLERRITEERRQRSTCEASLAAERRARRVAEEARSSIPPPPPPVRQECTDACKSRRAQMEQELKSLRRELKAKEERYASIEKDVSRCKESHGETEILLGAFSALQDKNAHLENSLSAETRIKLDLFSALGEAKRQLEIRESLIRTQEKEIETLKAKIAQDLAVMPQDSFGPGPAPSSATSKLRLNNEVRVGGNKIRGNENPFPGCTVSNLDPNATAYTPKGSLVASTEA
- the LOC107217515 gene encoding macoilin-2 isoform X3 is translated as MKRRNAECGKLRRPLKRNKITEGIYGSTLLYLKFLLLWAMVILADFILEFRFEFLWPFWLLLRSVYDSFKYQGLAFSVFFICIALTSDMICFFFIPVHWLFFAASTYVWVQYVWHTDKGVCLPTVMLWLLFLYIEAAVRLRDLRHMPFHLDLCRPFAAHCIGYPVVTLGFGFKSYVGYRMRQRKQKDVAKENEFYLQLLQQALPVEQQAATMQQLQPQAQLQTQLASAPQEQHTKSQLHRHNPQYNTSPEKSRGGCSVTTESSMQNGGVHSGTHSASQAQNATKNSHRKSLDKGDNKQDEQQNKQNATNVSQNDKSDKKFAHSNGTTVPHNDLQFIERVGSVNDFDVNEVEKDKSVKGGGSAHTSVKIQSNGSAGGKWNNVKESRDSSTTVNGQRERKGRQAKSTVETVAEQQKQQDEYCQRLLVCRRLEADIKRLKSDLQSSRQVEQELRLQISALVTGERQAKGDIQQLQHDNDQLQNKLHGLVTARQLDKQTMSSLERRITEERRQRSTCEASLAAERRARRVAEEARSSIPPPPPPVRQECTDACKSRRAQMEQELKSLRRELKAKEERYASIEKDVSRCKESHGETEILLGAFSALQDKNAHLENSLSAETRIKLDLFSALGEAKRQLEIRESLIRTQEKEIETLKAKIAQDLAVMPQDSFGPGPAPSSATSKLRLNNEVRVGGNKIRGNENPFPGCTVSNLDPNATAYTPKGSLVASTEA
- the LOC107217515 gene encoding macoilin-1 isoform X4 produces the protein MKRRNAECGKLRRPLKRNKITEGIYGSTLLYLKFLLLWAMVILADFILEFRFEFLWPFWLLLRSVYDSFKYQGLAFSVFFICIALTSDMICFFFIPVHWLFFAASTYVWVQYVWHTDKGVCLPTVMLWLLFLYIEAAVRLRDLRHMPFHLDLCRPFAAHCIGYPVVTLGFGFKSYVGYRMRQRKQKDVAKENEFYLQLLQQALPVEQQAATMQQLQPQAQLQTQLASAPQEQHTKSQLHRHNPQYNTSPEKSRGGCSVTTESSMQNGGVHSGTHSASQAQNATKNSHRKSLDKGDNKQDEQQNKQNATNVSQNDKSDKKFAHSNGTTVPHNDLQFIERVGRVSVLKFSSVNDFDVNEVEKDKSVKGGGSAHTSVKIQSNGSAGGKWNNVKESRDSSTTVNGQRERKGRQAKSTVETVAEQQKQQDEYCQRLLVCRRLEADIKRLKSDLQSSRQVEQELRLQISALVTGERQAKGDIQQLQHDNDQLQNKLHGLVTARQLDKQTMSSLERRITEERRQRSTCEASLAAERRARRVAEEARSSIPPPPPPVRQECTDACKSRRAQMEQELKSLRRELKAKEERYASIEKDVSRCKESHGETEILLGAFSALQDKNAHLENSLSAETRIKLDLFSALGEAKRQLEIRESLIRTQEKEIETLKAKIAQDLAVMPQDSFGPGPAPSSATSKLRLNNEVRVGDRYNWSTYVRPEPETSFHA